The genome window GGCCCCATCAGACAAAAGTAGAAAAACTCAGCCTGGATCAGAGGACTCAGCCTCCTCCAGCAGGGACCTTCACACAGTGGTTTCTATCGTTTCAATCACTTCCAGATCTGACTGTGAGGGCGATAGCAGGGTGCACTCGTCTGGCTCCCAGCTGCTCTCGGGGCTGTAATCTTCCTCTGAACTCAGTTCTGCCCCTTCTTCTGTATCTTCATCACAGGATTCCACATAGTGAGCCCCGATGGCATTGATCCCGGAGTCCTCAGAACTTGAAGGAGAAGAGCAGGGATCTATTTTTGGTGTATTGCTCTCTTTTGAAATTAAGGCATTGTGTGCAGAGACCTCCTCGGGGTTCATTTTGTGGGGATGTGGTGCCAGCTGCTTCTGCACGTAGCACATCTTGCCATTGATACATTTTACCTGATAGTTGTCGATGAAGAGGTCTGAGATCATACAGTACCTTGGTGAATCGGGGGGCAAAGGGGGCTGGAAGACAGATGCAAATTTCAAAAAGTGTTCAGTGAGTGAGACTGAGATCTGAATGGTGTTTGTGGGTTCCCGCGGCCTCACGGGAATCTCAGTGCTAGGAAGCTGCTCCACGGGGGTCATAGGCTGATACACGTATTTGCCTGTGGGGAAACACAAGAAATAAAAGGTGGATTAAAAGGGACAGTGTAACACAAACCACATTCACACAGTAACAACGGTGGCCTTCTGAGATCTGAgtgcttaaaaaatatatttaacatcTCAGAAGGAGCTAGAAACAGAATCACTCATACAGTTATAGTCGAACGTGGAGCAAAGAAACTCAACactataaatttttaatttatttttcatcttttctttctccgCCTCTAAGGAGTCATGCTTGTTCATCTCCATTGATCCCAGCaatggtttttcttttctctaaacaAAGGGTGAgtggcagagagggaaaaagaaacagaaggaaggagcatcagcactgctccaccagccGTGCAGCCTCCACTAAGCATACAGACCACGAGCTTGAAGCCCAGTCTTACTCATGGCAAAGAGTATACTCGGAGGAGGAGGCTTCGCAAGCAGAGAAgcggtgctgcagtgtctctcctctcactctgtctctcatcttctgccaaaagggaaaaaaagaaaacagaacctgTTGCTGGAAAAGGGAAGAGTTGTGCATGGCCATGACGGCAAGTGGGAATGCTGATGTGCGACCATAACCACAAAGTCGCGGCGTGTACTCTAGTGGGTAAGCTGTCTCCTAGCCCCCTTTAATCTTTCTGATGCTTCTGAAGGAATCAGACGGACACTATCATCCTCATCTTATCCACAACATCAAACCTCACTACCCCAGACTGCAGAATATGTTGTCCTGTGGTAAAAATCCAAGTTCTAAAAGAGCACAGTGTGTCATGAAATTATAATTGCCTTTGTCTCTAATGGTTCTGCTAATGTGTACATTCACAAACTGGGGAGTATGTGCCAGTTTATTATCAGGATCCTGAAAGACTTCTTGTTTTTTGGTTTCTGTGTGTTAATCAGTGCATACACTTAAAAAGGGTGATGTTCTCAACACCCTCAATAACTGAGAAAAGGATCTCGGTGTGAAATGATCTCTTTCAAGATCCAAATGATCACTGACCCACATAGGAGATATTCTTCCTGACACCAACCCCAATGACTATAAGCCGAGCAGAAGCAGAGGtacagggggaggcagggagaccCGCTGATGCTTCTAGGAAAGCAGGACATTCATCTCAAAGGTCCCCCTTCCCTGAATGCACAAGGGCTTCACACACAGTTTACATAGGAGAGAAGCCTAAGTGGAATCAGAGAAGCACCGTGTCTGTTACCGTGTGCCAAGTGCTGAGGAAATAGGTCAGCGATGAAAATTACTCATTGTCAAGTCTGAAGTGATCTCAAAATAAATCTTGAGaataaaggggaaagaaagaaaagaaggaagaaaggacagaagaaaggaagggaggaagggaggaaggcaggcagcCCACAGATAGAAG of Erinaceus europaeus chromosome 14, mEriEur2.1, whole genome shotgun sequence contains these proteins:
- the C14H3orf70 gene encoding UPF0524 protein C3orf70 homolog isoform X2 encodes the protein MSAAAAAPERGWKSGKVDEAQALARSCAARRPDFQPCDGLSICATHSHGKYVYQPMTPVEQLPSTEIPVRPREPTNTIQISVSLTEHFLKFASVFQPPLPPDSPRYCMISDLFIDNYQVKCINGKMCYVQKQLAPHPHKMNPEEVSAHNALISKESNTPKIDPCSSPSSSEDSGINAIGAHYVESCDEDTEEGAELSSEEDYSPESSWEPDECTLLSPSQSDLEVIETIETTV
- the C14H3orf70 gene encoding UPF0524 protein C3orf70 homolog isoform X1, encoding MSAAAAAPERGWKSGKVDEAQALARSCAARRPDFQPCDGLSICATHSHGKCFKLHWCCHLGWCHCKYVYQPMTPVEQLPSTEIPVRPREPTNTIQISVSLTEHFLKFASVFQPPLPPDSPRYCMISDLFIDNYQVKCINGKMCYVQKQLAPHPHKMNPEEVSAHNALISKESNTPKIDPCSSPSSSEDSGINAIGAHYVESCDEDTEEGAELSSEEDYSPESSWEPDECTLLSPSQSDLEVIETIETTV